CTAACTGAATTAAAACAAAACTAAAAGTGTAATAAAATCAATAATTTGCAAAAACAAGAGAATGAAGAAAGAGGGCTGATGTGAATGGCACGCTTGAAAAGCTAAAATCCATGAATCAGGCTCTTTGTTGGGGGTAGGGTGTGGGGTGTAGTCAGAAAATAAGAAAAATAGAATGGAAGTGCAAGCATTAATAAACTTCTTGATCACTACACCCCACACCCCACACCCCACACCCCACACCCCACACCCTCATCACTGTTGCAATGCCTACTACCACAAATAAAAGTGATAATAATACGCTTTCTTGACCAGATTATCATGTCCATGTGAGCGATGAGCGGCCGAGTCACGATGCCCTTGAATCCCTTGTTGGGCAGGCATTAGTGGTAGTTATCGGACGTGTTGAGATTTTTTCCTACAGTCATACCCTGGGCGATGGTATTCATCGTTATTAGGGATTAAAACATATGCTAATCTCATTGGCGATCGCATACGCCATAATTAAGATCATTTTTGCAACATCTACTCCATCTCATTGGAGCCAATTTATTCCCGCGATAATTTCCTATATTTCCTAAGATATCGCAATATTGCTTAATATATAAATATAACGAAGAGACTAAAAACGTTCAGTGTGTAATGGAATTATGAAATCATGCCTTACCGATAATCTTATTTTTATCACTTACAGCAGATTTCAAGTTGATAAAGTACACAATATAGGTCTCATGGTTGCTGAGCGGCTTGCCTTGAGCGTTCGCGTAGCGTCTCGTAGAGAAGCCGAAAGGAGTCGAAGTAAAGTCAGGTATAAAGCCTTTTTCCTTTCTGAATTCTGACGCCAAGCCGCGAACGTCTCTGGCTCCGCTCCTGAATTCTGAATTCTGCTGTATAAAATGTAAACCGCAAAAAATTTCTCCATTATCGCAAAAAATTTCTCCATTATTATGACTGTAAAACACCAGATCGAAAAAGACTTTCTTACGGCAACTACTATTATAAAGATAAATCAAGAAACAGAAAACGAAAAAGTTCTATGTTCTCATTGTCAGCGTACCGCTACGAACGGTATTAAATGTAAAGGGATTTGTGTTGCTGACAATGACTATTGAGATATGGATTTTTTTATCCCTGCAACCCGTATGGGTGAGCTACATTTCCAAGATTCTCCATCAATAAGCACAACCCTGAACTCAGGGGCAAGGGTGGGTACTGGGGCTTAGTCAGCGCAGTGAATAATTCAGCTATGCCAGTTGTTCAGTGAGTGCTGTAGTAAATCTCTACATACAGCAGAACTCAGAATACATTCGTCATAATTGAGAAGGAAAACAGACTTTATACCCGACTTTACTTCGACTCCTTTCGGCTTCTCTGCCAGACCGGAGGCGTAGCTTGCTTCCCCGTAAAGGTACGCTCAAGGCAAGCCGCTCAGTAACCATGAGACTTATATTGTATACTTCAGCAACTTGAAATCTACTGTAGCTGATACAGCATTTAGTTACTACGAAAGCAACTGGCTAGAAATAAACAACGCCAAATGGAACCTCAGAAGGTGAAAGATGTAAATAGGTGGCATTGCTCCCTTAACGCTTACAAGTGCGTATAATGCCCACACCGGGCTACACTAATCCCCGTACGGTATAGGTCATAAAACAACTACGCTTAATCATGTAGAAGAATCTACTTAATAAGTACAAGTAACAAAATTTATATACTCGATTATAATTACATAATTTCTTTGATATTTTACCAAAACATCATACTTTAATAGTCAATACTACTTACAAAGAATAGTGTAAAAAATAACTGTAAAATTATAAGATTGTGTTAAATTTAGTGATAACATTATAATAACTACTTAGTAAAGTGTTACAAGCAGCTTATTAACTAATTGTAACGATGCATAAATGCAAGTTTGGCATTTAACAAGTGAAACGTTATGCGAACAAGCGAACAAATAAAGGCAGAAACCAAGGAAAAATTTATTTTTTTCTTACCCTTCTTTGAATCCGCAGAACAGAACACGCAGGTATTAGAAAACCTTTGGCAACTCAAAGAAATAAAAGTGCAATTTCATATAGATAATTTTGGTACTGGCTACTCGTCTTTAAGTTACCTGCATAATTTTCCACTTAATGTATTAAAAATTAACCGCTCCTTTATCAATCAGATAGTTACTAGTAGTAAAAGGACAGAATTTTACTTTAGTTATAGGAAAATTCTATTTAATTTTTGAATAGAAATAATGATTAGACAACTGGAAACTTATCAATATAGAGAAGTACTTCGAGAAGATAATAGTACGGTTGTTTATCGCGGAATCAAAAAACTAGATCGAACACCTGTACTAATAAAATCCATTAAAACAGAGTACCCTACTCTCGAAGATATTGCTGGGTTAAAATATGAGTATAAAATTCTCCAATCGCTAGATATTGCCGGAGTTATTAAATGCTATGTATTAGAAGATAGACATCCGTTCTCGACGCTGATTTTAGAAGATTTTGGAGGAGAGCCTCTTTCAAAATACCTCAGTCAAAGATCACTCAATTTAAGTGAGTTTTTAGATATTGGAATTCAGCTTGCTGAAACACTGGGGAAACTGCATGAATACAAAGTTACTCACAAGAATTTAAAAACTGTTAATGTGCTGTTCAATCCGCAAACCAGACAAGTTAAAATTTATGATTTTAGCCTTGCTACTTATTTGTATGGAGAAAAGCAAAGAATTAGTAATCAGAATCTTTTTGAAGATGCCCTCGCTTATATATCGCCTGAGCAAACCGGGCGGATGAACCGCTTAGTTGATTACCGCACCGACTTTTATTCCTTAGGCATTGTTTTCTATGAAATGTTGACAGGACAATTGCCTTTTCAAAGTACTGAACCGCTAGAACTCGTTCATTGCCATATTGCTAGAACCCCAATTTCTCCTTGTATAACTGCCAAAAATCTGGGCTTAAGAGAAATTCCCCAGGCAGTTTCTGATATTGTAATGAAACTTTTGGCAAAGACAGCAGAAGAACGTTATCAAAATGCGTTGGGACTGAAAGCAGATTTGGAAACGTGTTTAAAGCTGCTACAAACTACAGGAAAAATTGCACCCTTCCAAGTGGGGCAATTAGATTTGTACAGCCAATTCTCGATTCCGCAAAAACTTTATGGTCGTGAAGTCGAGGTAGAAATTTTGATGGCTGCCTTTAAGCGCATCAGTCAAGGCACAACAGAAATGATGCTAGTAAGTGGCTACTCTGGGGTTGGTAAGTCATCTCTAGTCTATGAAGTTCATAAGCCAATTGTGCGACAGCGCGGGTATTTTATTTTCGGCAAGTTTGACCAGTTTAAACGTAATATTCCTTATGCTGCTGTGATTCAAGCGTTTCAAGAATTGATGCGGCAGTTGCTCACTGAAAGTAGCGAGCGGATTATTCTTTGGCGGGCAAAACTGTTAAAAGCGTTGGGTTATAATGGTCAGGTAATCATTGATGTGATTCCAGAAGTCGAGCGCATTATTGAATCCCAACCCGCAGTGCCACAACTGGGTGCATCAGAATCGCAAAACCGATTTAACCGCGTTTTTATACAGTTCATTTATGTATTTTGCAAAGTAGAACATCCTTTAGTATTATTTCTCGACGATTTGCAATGGGCAGATTCAGCATCATTGAAATTAATTCAATTGTTGATAAATGATCCAAATAGTAAATATTTATTGCTGATAGGTGCATACCGAGATAATGAGGTGAGTGCGACCCATTCACTAATGTTGACGCTTTCTGAACTTCAGCAAGCAAAGGCAGTTATGAACAACATTGTCCTTGAACCGTTACATCTGGTTCATGTTAGCCAGTTAATTGCCGATACATTTCAAAGTAATCAAGAGCAATGCCTGGCGACAAGCTCTACCCTGCGGGTTCTCCAAAGAAGTACGGCTTCGGGGGTGACGCTCGTACCCCTACGGGGAAGCAGGCTACGCGTAGCGTGTCGCAGACAAGACTTGCTACCCTACGGGAAGGCGTTGCGCCTGGGACAGGAATCGCCTATGCATAGCGGACGCACTAGAAGACTGCGGCCCCTTCGCCAGTGCGCGTCTACGCACTCTCTTGCAGAATTAGTCTTTAATAAAACTCAAGGTAATCCCTTCTTTTTATCGCAACTACTCAAATCGCTTTATCAAGATAACTTACTGTTTTTCAACTTTAATCAAGCTTGTTGGCAGTGGGACATTGAAAGGCTGCTAGATATCGACATCACTGATAATGTCGTTGAACTAATGGTCAGCCAAATTCAAAAGTTATTGCCAGTCACTCAGAACGTTCTCCAGTTAGGCGCTTGCATTGGTAACAAATTTACTTTAGAAGTGCTTAGTATTGTCAATGAAAAGCCGTTATCAGAGACGGCATTGGATTTATGGCCAGCGCTACAATTTGGGCTAATTTTGCCATTAAATCAATATTATAAAATTCCCTTAGTCATTGACCTAGAGGAATTTAAGAAGAGATATGATGACGAAGATACTTCACTTTTTGCTTCTTCTCACTCTCCAGTAATCCTCTATAAATTTTTGCATGACCGCGTACAACAAGCTGCATATTCGCTTATACCCCAAGCTGAACGCAGCCAAACGCACTTGAGAATTGGAGAGTTGTTACTTGAGCACACGCCAGAAGCAGAACTTGAAGAAAACATTTTTGAGATTGTTAATCAATTAAATATCGGCAGTCAGTTGCTGACTCAACAGCAGGATAAAGATAGACTAGTAGCACTAAATTTATTGGCCGGACAGAAAGCGATAAAAGCTACGGCTTATGAACCTGCGCTTAAGTATTTAAAGGTAGGATTGGAACTACTTTCAGAAACGAGTTGGCAGACAAATTATGATTTGACATTGGCACTATTTGTAGAAGTAACCTCAGCCGAGTTTCTAAATAATAATTTTGAGCGAACCGCAATACTGGCAGATATTGTTTTAAGTAATGCAAAAAATATTCTAGATCAAGTTAAGGTATATGAGATTAAAATTCAATATTGCGTTTCTCAGAACAAATTGAAGGAAGCGATCGCTATTATTTTACAAGTAATAGAAATGCTAGGAATTTCTCTAAGTCAAGAGCTTCCTCATGCCTTAACTCAACAGTATGAAAATTCATTGACGATTGAAAGTTTAAGTAGCTTGCCACCGATGACTGATGATTTTAAACTGGCAGCAATGCGAATTCTGGTGGCAGCAGGGCCTCCAACTTACTTTGCAGATGCTCAGTTGTTCACCTCAATTATCTTCACGATGGTGGGTCTCTGCATTCAGTATGGCAATTCGGCGATGGCAGCGTATGGCTATGCCTGCTATGGTTCAATTCTGGCAGGTCAGCTAGGAGAAATTGATGCTGCTTATCAATCTTGCCTCTTGGCTTTGAGACTTCTCGATCAATATAATGCTAAAGACCTTAAAGCCGAAATTTGTGAAATTTTTAATGGCCACGTTCGACATTTTAAAGACCCTCTTACTGCTGTATTAGAACCAATGTTAGAGGGCATTCAAAGTGGTTTAGAAGTTGGCAAAGTCCAATATGCTTCGTATATTGCTGCTTTTTATTCCGCTGCTTTGTTTTATACGGGTGAGAACTTAGAAAGCGTTGCTAAAAAGCTCGACCAACGATTAGAATTACTAAACAGTTTGAAAACTCAAGTCTGCATTGATTATGCCAAAATTTGGCGACAGATGGTAGCAAATTTGGTAGGCGACTCAACACACAAGTTTGAACTGGTTAGTGATCGCTTTAACGAAACAGAAATTTTAAATACGTTAATTGCAGCTGATAATCAAACAGCTCTCTCTGCTCTTTACCTAGCCAAAACGCATCTACTCTATTTATATAGAGAGTACGCTCAAGCGATCCAAAATGCAGCGATCGCAGAACGTTATATCGGTAGTGTTATGGGGACAATAAATGTCTCCGAACATAGTTTTTATTATATGCTGGCTTTGCTGGGGCAGTATCCCTATGCAACTATTAAAGAACAATATGAGTACTTGCAAATAGTGGAGTTACGCCAACAGCAGATGGAAAAATTGGCGAAGACCGCGCCGATGAACTTTCTGCATAAGTATGAATTAGTTGAAGCAGAAAGAGCAAAAGTTTTGGGGCAGTATGATCGAGCAATGGAGTATTATGATCGGGCAATTCAAAACGCACGAGAATATGGTTATTTCCAAGAAGAAGCGCTAGCTGCGGAACTAGCGGCAGAATTTTACTTTATACGCGGTAGAGAACGGATTACCAAAGACTATTTAACAGATGCTTTCTACGGTTATTTGCGCTGGGGCGCAATGGCAAAAGTTCAAGATTTAAGAGAACGCTATCCCCAAGTCTTCCTCAAAGAGCAAACGCTAATAGGGATTGCACCCAACTATACAACCAAAATCAGCTTAGCAGCTTTAGATTTAGCTACTGTCATTAAAGCTTCTCAAGTACTTTCTGATGAAATTATTCAGAGTAAATTGCTTGAAAAATTAATGAACAGCATGATTGAAAATGCGGGGGCAAGAGCCGGGATGCTTCTCTTACAAGAGCAAGATCAATGGGTTCTGGTAGTGGAGGGATTTGTAGACAAAGACAATGCTATTGTACTGCCAGCTAGGCCAATAGAAACAAAGCCAATTTTGCCTGTAGCATTAATTAACTATGTTGCTAGAAGTCAATCTACTTTGGTATTAGATGACGCAACTGAAGAAAAATTGTTTACCAATGATCTTTATATTCTAAAAAATCGACCTAAATCTGTGCTTTGTTTGCCGATTATTTATCAGAGTCAACTTAAATGTATTCTTTACTTAGAAAACAACTTAACTAAAGGTGCGTTTACCCAAAACCATGTAGAAGTATTGAGTTTAATAGCTTCCCAGGCAGCAATTTCTCTAGAAAACGCCGGATTTTACCAAGAATTGCAAACATACTCGCAAAAGTTAGAGAGCAAAAATGCCCAGTTGAGTCAAATCAATATATCACTAGCGGCTGAAATTAGCGATCGCCAGCGCCGAGAAGTTGAGCGCAAGCAAGCTCAAGAAGCCCTGTTTCAAGAAAAAGAGCTAGCCCAAGTGACATTGCAATCAATTGGAGATGCAGTTATCACTACGGATGCTCAGGGCCTAGTACAGTATCTGAATCCCATCGCCGAAAAACTGACAGGCTGGAGCCAATCAGAAGCACAAGGGTTATCGCTGTCTGAAGTCTTTCAAATTGTCAACGAAACAACTCGTGAACCAGTGGCAAATCCCCTCGAAAAAGCTCTACGCGAAGGTCATACTGTCGGTCTTGCAAACCATACAATCTTGATTGCACGCAATGGGGATGAGTTTGCCATTGATGATTCCGCCGCTCCGATTCGTGCTAGCAACGGTCAGATCATCGGGGCAGTCATGGTATTTCATGATGTGTCCCATACCCGCAGCCTATCTCGGCAACTTTCCTGGCACGCTAGTCATGATGCCTTAACTGGACTAGTAAATCGACGCGAGTTTGAACATCACCTAGAGCAGGCTATTAAAGATGCTAAGATGCACAATGAGCAACACGCCCTTTGCTATCTAGATTTAGACCAATTTAAAATCGTCAATGATACCTGTGGTCATCTTGCTGGCGACGAACTCTTGCGTCAGGTGACAGCATTATTTCAAAGTCAGGTGCGTAAGACGGACACTTTAGCTCGCATAGGTGGCGATGAATTTGGCTTACTCCTTAATCAATGCCCACTAGAACAGGCACAACGGGTTTCCAATTCCATACGTCAGAAAGTTCAGGAATTTCGATTTGTCTGGCAAGAAAAACTTTTTGCCATTGGCGTCAGTATTGGATTAGTGATGATTCATACTAATAGTGAAAGTGTTGCTCATGTATTAAGTCTTGCAGATGCTGCTTGTTATGCAGCTAAAAATCGGGGGCGCAATCGGGTACACGTTTATCAAGTAGACGATGTTGATCTATTACAACAACAGGGCGAAATGGAATGGGTAACACGTATTGCTCATGCTCTGGAAGAAAATCGATTTTGTCTTTACTACCAAACGATTATCCCTGTTGTGCCAACTGAGATCACAGAACAACATTATGAAGTCCTTTTGCGCTTGCAAGACGAAACTGGCTCTTTGGTATTACCTATGGCATTTATTCCTGCCGCAGAACGTTATAACCTCATGCATTTAATTGATCGCTGGGTAATTCGTACCCTTTTTGCTACTCAAGGGCAACACTATCGTAATGTCTGGAATGAATGCCAATTAAAGAATCACGAATGTAATTGTATTTATGCGATTAATCTTTCAGGTGCAAGTATCAATGATGAGCAATTTATTGAATTTTTACATGAGCAATTTGCTTTGCATCAAATTCCACCCCAAATGATCTGTTTTGAGATTACTGAAACTGTTGCCATTAGTAACTTAAGTAAAGCTGTTTTATTTATCAGTGAATTAAGAAGCCTCGGCTGTCGCTTTGCGCTAGATGACTTCGGTAGTGGAATGTCATCTTTCACTTATCTCAAAAACCTGCCTGTAGATTTTCTCAAAATTGATGGCAGCTTTATTAAGCAGATTTTGGACAATCCTATTGATTTAGCTATGGTTGAAGCTATTAATCATGTTGGGCATATTATGGGGATTCAAACTATTGCAGAGTTTGTTGAAAATGATGCAATCTTAGAAAAAATTAAAGTTCTTGGAGTGAATTACGCTCAAGGGTACAGCATCGCAAAGCCTTGTCCCTTGCTGTGACTTTGACCACTAAATATTCAATCCCTAATCCCGT
This region of Nostoc sp. UHCC 0302 genomic DNA includes:
- a CDS encoding EAL domain-containing protein, with protein sequence MRTSEQIKAETKEKFIFFLPFFESAEQNTQVLENLWQLKEIKVQFHIDNFGTGYSSLSYLHNFPLNVLKINRSFINQIVTSSKRTEFYFSYRKILFNF
- a CDS encoding EAL domain-containing protein, with translation MIRQLETYQYREVLREDNSTVVYRGIKKLDRTPVLIKSIKTEYPTLEDIAGLKYEYKILQSLDIAGVIKCYVLEDRHPFSTLILEDFGGEPLSKYLSQRSLNLSEFLDIGIQLAETLGKLHEYKVTHKNLKTVNVLFNPQTRQVKIYDFSLATYLYGEKQRISNQNLFEDALAYISPEQTGRMNRLVDYRTDFYSLGIVFYEMLTGQLPFQSTEPLELVHCHIARTPISPCITAKNLGLREIPQAVSDIVMKLLAKTAEERYQNALGLKADLETCLKLLQTTGKIAPFQVGQLDLYSQFSIPQKLYGREVEVEILMAAFKRISQGTTEMMLVSGYSGVGKSSLVYEVHKPIVRQRGYFIFGKFDQFKRNIPYAAVIQAFQELMRQLLTESSERIILWRAKLLKALGYNGQVIIDVIPEVERIIESQPAVPQLGASESQNRFNRVFIQFIYVFCKVEHPLVLFLDDLQWADSASLKLIQLLINDPNSKYLLLIGAYRDNEVSATHSLMLTLSELQQAKAVMNNIVLEPLHLVHVSQLIADTFQSNQEQCLATSSTLRVLQRSTASGVTLVPLRGSRLRVACRRQDLLPYGKALRLGQESPMHSGRTRRLRPLRQCASTHSLAELVFNKTQGNPFFLSQLLKSLYQDNLLFFNFNQACWQWDIERLLDIDITDNVVELMVSQIQKLLPVTQNVLQLGACIGNKFTLEVLSIVNEKPLSETALDLWPALQFGLILPLNQYYKIPLVIDLEEFKKRYDDEDTSLFASSHSPVILYKFLHDRVQQAAYSLIPQAERSQTHLRIGELLLEHTPEAELEENIFEIVNQLNIGSQLLTQQQDKDRLVALNLLAGQKAIKATAYEPALKYLKVGLELLSETSWQTNYDLTLALFVEVTSAEFLNNNFERTAILADIVLSNAKNILDQVKVYEIKIQYCVSQNKLKEAIAIILQVIEMLGISLSQELPHALTQQYENSLTIESLSSLPPMTDDFKLAAMRILVAAGPPTYFADAQLFTSIIFTMVGLCIQYGNSAMAAYGYACYGSILAGQLGEIDAAYQSCLLALRLLDQYNAKDLKAEICEIFNGHVRHFKDPLTAVLEPMLEGIQSGLEVGKVQYASYIAAFYSAALFYTGENLESVAKKLDQRLELLNSLKTQVCIDYAKIWRQMVANLVGDSTHKFELVSDRFNETEILNTLIAADNQTALSALYLAKTHLLYLYREYAQAIQNAAIAERYIGSVMGTINVSEHSFYYMLALLGQYPYATIKEQYEYLQIVELRQQQMEKLAKTAPMNFLHKYELVEAERAKVLGQYDRAMEYYDRAIQNAREYGYFQEEALAAELAAEFYFIRGRERITKDYLTDAFYGYLRWGAMAKVQDLRERYPQVFLKEQTLIGIAPNYTTKISLAALDLATVIKASQVLSDEIIQSKLLEKLMNSMIENAGARAGMLLLQEQDQWVLVVEGFVDKDNAIVLPARPIETKPILPVALINYVARSQSTLVLDDATEEKLFTNDLYILKNRPKSVLCLPIIYQSQLKCILYLENNLTKGAFTQNHVEVLSLIASQAAISLENAGFYQELQTYSQKLESKNAQLSQINISLAAEISDRQRREVERKQAQEALFQEKELAQVTLQSIGDAVITTDAQGLVQYLNPIAEKLTGWSQSEAQGLSLSEVFQIVNETTREPVANPLEKALREGHTVGLANHTILIARNGDEFAIDDSAAPIRASNGQIIGAVMVFHDVSHTRSLSRQLSWHASHDALTGLVNRREFEHHLEQAIKDAKMHNEQHALCYLDLDQFKIVNDTCGHLAGDELLRQVTALFQSQVRKTDTLARIGGDEFGLLLNQCPLEQAQRVSNSIRQKVQEFRFVWQEKLFAIGVSIGLVMIHTNSESVAHVLSLADAACYAAKNRGRNRVHVYQVDDVDLLQQQGEMEWVTRIAHALEENRFCLYYQTIIPVVPTEITEQHYEVLLRLQDETGSLVLPMAFIPAAERYNLMHLIDRWVIRTLFATQGQHYRNVWNECQLKNHECNCIYAINLSGASINDEQFIEFLHEQFALHQIPPQMICFEITETVAISNLSKAVLFISELRSLGCRFALDDFGSGMSSFTYLKNLPVDFLKIDGSFIKQILDNPIDLAMVEAINHVGHIMGIQTIAEFVENDAILEKIKVLGVNYAQGYSIAKPCPLL